In one window of Frigoriglobus tundricola DNA:
- a CDS encoding C25 family cysteine peptidase produces the protein MRRRFATVLLALLGFFVTARAIGQEKNFPLTSALKARVDVSQVGQLRAVCRTGSDFWIGGEKGLFRWSSGEDTLKPTAYSKTVNCLQPAQSHLWVGTPEGLFQFYPASGSFAATPIKSPEAVFCLTRTSQPAPETLWIGVYCTGNYDNGLYRWTNGEREPTSMKLGKNRTVNDLVANGDSLWIGAQGFPNGGLYYWHAGDNKPAHRENWTQKGIQRLQPFGRSLLVTDVAEFQLFRLDPLPLTNPPGPPQRIEGVGPVQSLHSTRDTLWVGTNSGLFRWRSNEEGPKDTGLVPWAVKSFYRDGDALWVVAERGLFRIDGFDNGPWNPKIVIDAKPGWFNTPDTSISIKWHVGDYAARTTQDLVRFQVSLQNDDTGETLSKERLIPARFDFSHEPLPPGRYTYEVRAFDLDDRGGSTWATGSIRVFSYRWWWGAGTLFVVMTALLGILVIYVPARRWLLVHLFGLRYSLIPGYCPNEVFIRREEHDGDVTGYSLYYRTNSAVRIRVAIGQESGSLQNITALNTPRSELSGGQILAIVDEQDFDQPWGQLIGDRWSQTCPGRTGVQSPVIAGQVMLKAGPPHDRRESRIQFAILGCFAPSNVKLETIPADDYLNSLGHLRSTARRVGKVTNKLDAMQYATVKMFEAALQEADIILFVGHGDSDRLHLEDGPLPSTKIENTPTVRCRLMILDACSTASLDGFTRGTFARALVSKGVHVIAATETITANFTSVFFPALFLGLLPATGPTTGNDLAGAIRLGVTAWRNSPKWNATDRSLDAFLLFGDPSLRITFTKEVQ, from the coding sequence ATGCGCAGACGCTTCGCGACTGTTCTACTTGCTCTTCTCGGGTTCTTCGTCACGGCCCGGGCAATCGGGCAAGAGAAGAACTTCCCCCTCACATCGGCTCTGAAGGCCCGTGTCGATGTGAGTCAAGTCGGTCAGTTACGCGCCGTTTGCAGGACAGGGAGCGATTTCTGGATTGGAGGAGAAAAGGGGTTGTTTCGTTGGAGTTCAGGTGAAGACACCCTCAAACCCACCGCATACTCCAAAACAGTCAACTGCCTGCAACCGGCCCAAAGCCACTTATGGGTCGGGACACCGGAAGGGCTGTTCCAATTTTACCCTGCGTCCGGGTCTTTCGCAGCGACGCCGATCAAGTCTCCTGAAGCGGTATTCTGCCTAACTCGCACCAGTCAACCCGCGCCCGAAACGCTTTGGATAGGCGTCTATTGTACAGGAAATTACGACAACGGGCTCTACCGGTGGACGAATGGGGAGCGGGAACCGACAAGCATGAAGTTGGGGAAGAATCGTACCGTAAACGATCTGGTAGCCAATGGTGATTCACTGTGGATCGGCGCTCAAGGTTTTCCGAACGGGGGGCTATATTACTGGCATGCCGGCGATAATAAACCCGCACACCGGGAGAACTGGACGCAAAAAGGAATCCAGCGACTTCAGCCGTTTGGCAGGTCATTGCTGGTGACAGATGTGGCGGAGTTTCAACTTTTTCGGCTCGATCCGCTCCCCCTGACAAATCCCCCTGGCCCCCCCCAGCGAATTGAGGGGGTGGGGCCTGTCCAGTCACTTCATTCAACTCGCGACACGTTGTGGGTGGGCACAAATAGCGGGCTGTTTCGGTGGAGGTCGAATGAGGAAGGGCCAAAAGATACCGGATTAGTCCCTTGGGCGGTTAAGAGTTTCTACAGAGATGGCGACGCCCTCTGGGTGGTTGCGGAACGAGGGCTATTCCGGATCGACGGGTTCGATAACGGACCGTGGAATCCGAAGATCGTTATCGATGCTAAGCCAGGATGGTTCAACACCCCGGATACTTCGATCTCAATCAAGTGGCACGTTGGAGATTACGCGGCACGGACTACTCAGGATCTCGTGAGATTCCAAGTGTCCCTCCAGAATGATGACACTGGAGAGACCCTTAGCAAGGAACGGCTGATCCCGGCGCGTTTTGACTTCAGCCACGAGCCACTCCCGCCCGGTCGGTACACCTACGAGGTTCGGGCGTTCGATTTGGACGATCGGGGCGGATCGACTTGGGCGACCGGCTCCATTCGTGTGTTTAGTTATCGCTGGTGGTGGGGGGCAGGCACTTTGTTCGTGGTCATGACAGCCTTGCTCGGAATACTCGTCATCTATGTGCCTGCCCGCCGTTGGCTCTTAGTGCACCTCTTTGGGCTGAGGTACAGTCTCATTCCAGGATATTGCCCCAACGAAGTGTTTATCCGACGGGAAGAGCATGATGGCGACGTGACCGGTTACTCGCTCTATTATCGTACTAATTCTGCGGTACGAATCCGGGTTGCGATTGGGCAAGAAAGCGGCTCGCTGCAGAATATCACCGCTCTCAATACGCCGCGATCGGAGCTATCAGGTGGACAGATATTAGCGATTGTGGACGAGCAGGACTTCGATCAACCGTGGGGGCAATTAATTGGAGATCGCTGGTCGCAGACTTGCCCAGGAAGAACGGGCGTGCAATCGCCCGTCATCGCAGGACAGGTCATGCTCAAGGCGGGTCCTCCACACGATCGCAGAGAATCTAGAATCCAGTTCGCCATCCTGGGGTGTTTCGCACCATCCAACGTGAAGCTGGAGACGATACCTGCGGATGACTACCTCAACTCCCTTGGACATCTCCGAAGTACCGCCAGGCGCGTGGGAAAAGTTACTAACAAACTGGACGCGATGCAGTACGCGACAGTAAAAATGTTCGAAGCTGCGCTCCAAGAAGCCGACATCATCCTCTTTGTCGGTCACGGCGACTCAGATAGGCTGCACCTAGAAGATGGGCCGCTGCCTTCTACTAAAATTGAAAATACGCCAACTGTTCGGTGCAGATTGATGATTTTGGATGCTTGTTCTACAGCTAGCTTGGACGGATTCACCCGTGGGACGTTCGCACGGGCGCTCGTCTCGAAAGGAGTCCATGTGATTGCGGCCACTGAGACGATCACAGCGAACTTCACTTCAGTTTTTTTCCCGGCTCTTTTTCTAGGATTACTTCCCGCCACTGGGCCGACAACCGGGAACGACTTAGCCGGAGCGATTCGGCTAGGGGTGACCGCCTGGCGGAACAGCCCGAAGTGGAATGCTACCGATCGCTCTCTTGATGCATTTCTTCTGTTTGGAGATCCGAGCCTTCGAATCACCTTTACCAAGGAAGTCCAATGA